DNA from Gammaproteobacteria bacterium:
GATAACAAATTTAAAGTTTTAACTGATGCCATTTCTAAGCTATCAACAATTTGACCGGTTTTGGTTGTTAAGAATGTATACAACAACAACAAAGGAATACCCGCAATCAAACCAAACGCTGTGGTATTCATGGCCACCGCGATCGCGCCTGATAATACGTCAGCACGCTTAGCAGGATCGACACCAGTTACTTGACTAAACGCTTGAATCAAACCCATAACCGTACCCAGCAGACCCAACAAAGTTGAGATGTTTGCCAAAATACCTAGATAGTGAGTACGACGTTCGAGCTGAGGAATAACTTCCATCATGCCTTCTTCCATCGCGATTTCGATATCATCACGACGACGAGCTGCGCCATGGCGACTCAAACCTAAACTTAACACCGTGCCAATTTCAGTATTCGAATGCGCTGTCATTTCACGTGCGCGCTCAAACTGACCTTCTTCTAAAACAGGCTGTAATTCTGCCCACATTCTGCGATTTTGACGTTCCACTTTGGATAATTTCATATAGCGTTCAATAGCAATTGCAACGCCCCAAGCAAACACAAAACCGATTGGTGCCATAAAAATGCCACCTTCATACATAAATCGCCAAGTATCATAAATCAACTGCATAACGCTCTCCTCACCTTCGTAATTTTAATTAATTGTACAAAAAAATATTTCGCCTTTACGGCTCAACAGCAGCGACCGGGTCTCCGGAATTCGCGAATTGGTAATATTCTAATTCGCGCATAAACACATCTCTGTCTAACACTATCAAGCGTTCATCTAGAGTATTGGTCAATTGTGTTTCAAGACCTACCGCAGAACTTTTCCAAGGCACGATAAATAAGGTTTTTGGTAATTCACGATTACCAATAATGGATGTACCCCGCATATCCACAACCTCACCTTGCGCGAAGCTCAGCGACGTAACACAGATCAATAAGATACAAACGCTAACTCGTTGCCACAAAGTCATCATCATTAACTTCCCTTGCTCACAGGAGCAACAGTTGTTGATTCAGGGGCAGGTACCGAATTGTCAACAGGTAGTGCCGATGGCGGAGTAGCGCTCGGCTCGGCAATACCCGCACGTTGACGTACGTCGCTCAACCACATGCTAACTTTTTGAGCATCACTAGGATTTAACTGTTGATACTTTTCAAAATGTTCCACTGCGCACTTCGGTAGATCAATATAAATATCACATAATACGCCTAAATTAAGATGCACTTTGGCATAAGCTGGATCACTTTTTATGGCTTTTTCATAGGCTTTTTTGGCTTCTTCGAATTGCCCCGTGCGCCGCAAAAATAAACCATATTCATTTTGCGCAACGGCATTCATAGGATCAACTGCTACCGCTTTCGCTAACGCAGCGCCGGCTTTTTCCATGTTATCTGCATTATCAATATCACCGCTTAACTTCATATAAGCAATACCAAGATTGATATACGCGCCGGTTAACTGATCATTTTTTGCAACAATCGCTTCCAATAATGGAATCGCTTCGGCATATTTCTCTTGTTTCATAAAACTTAATGCTTCTTTAAACCGCGCTTCAACCGCAGCACTAACTTCTACTGGCTTACGATCGCGATAATTAGCACTCGTGCTCATTCCACCGGTGCATGCAGTCAACATCAACGTCATCATCAATAACGCTGCATATAAACCCTGCGTTGAGTTAATAGATGGCATTGACAAAGTTCTCCCCTGCTTCTTGCTTGGCATAACGCACTGGCAGCAACTTGCCTAACTGCTCAATACTTTTATCGATCCAACCATTAAATATACCGGTGGATAATAATTCGAGATTTTTCTCATAGACTGCAATTGCTTTTTCTTCGAAAGGATACGCTTGTTCTTCTAAGACCAACTGATACTGCTCTAACTCCAACTCATCTAAATTCTTAGGGCGCTCAGAATTAAGCAGATCGACACTAAATTGATAATAGATGCCCGCAATTTGATAAGTTGCCGCAGCAATCACTTCAGCTACACCATACTCGGTAAGCTCGCTATAAGCTTTAATAGCTTTTTGCATTTTTTCTTTTTTAACCGCCAAGGTTTTTTGGAATGGTTCTTTTAATGGCGATTCTTTGAACACTTGTAAAATCGGTTCATTTAATACAAACGCAGATTTAGCGGCCAAATACTTTGTACGGTCGGTGCGTTCACTGCCCGCGGTTTTATCAACGCGCACAATTTCTTTTAGCATGTCGGTGTAATTATTTGTTTTACCGGTTTTTTGATACAACTGAGCAATGTGATAACGCGCTTCCACTGCGTCCTCTACAGGCTTCGGATAATTTTTCACGAAACGCTCATAACGAGAAATTGCTGTGTCTAATTGCCCTGCTTTTTCATAAAACTCAGCGGACAATGTCATCGCTTCTTTTTTCACAGCAGGCTCTACTGCTTGCTCTGCAATTCGGTCATATTCCAACGCCGCTTCCGCTAATTTGCCATTTTTTTGATAAACGTAAGCTAATTTTGTAGTCACATCAAATTGCAATTTATGACTGGCGAATTGTTGACGAAAGCCACTTAATACGACGGTTGCCCGATCCCATTTTTCTGCAGTAATTAAAATAACTGCGGCGTCATATTCAGCATTGGGGCGAATTTTTGAATCTGGCGCCAATTGTCCTATGCGCATGAAATTATCAACCGCTTTGTCAATCTCGCCTTTATCTTTTAATACTTCCGCTTGCTTATAAATGGAAGCAGCATAATTATCTACGACAATTAAACGACGCTGATCATCTTTGGGCAACAGGTCTAACACCGATTTATAAGACGCTTCGGCTTCATCATAACGCGCTAATTCAAACTTCGAATGTGCAATCACAATCCAGTTTGCCATTAACAATTTTGCATCTGCTTTAGGATGATCTTTAACGACTTTATCTGCCACATCAATAGCACGATCATACTCTTTCAATGCATACAAATTTTCCGCCGCATTCGTCAGCACTGCGGGCGCTTCAGGATGGGTAGGAAAAGTATCGCCAAATTGTAAAGAGCTACGAATCATTTCATTATGAGCATTCGCTTGTTGATGCACGGGCACAACTTTTTCATAATCGCGAAACGCTATAATCGCCGCGTAACCTGCTTCAGCTGATTTTTCATGTGCAGGATAAGCATAGGCAGTTCGTTCATACTCCACCGACGCTTCTCTATAAGCTTTATTTTCATAGAACAATTCAGCCAATAAGAAATTCATGGCCGGCGCTTGTACATCTTGAGGGAAAGACGCTAAAAATTCTCGATACCAGCGAGCCGCTTCAACATACGCCGCTTGCCGTTCTTCCGGCTTTCCGGCGCGCTGCGACAAAGCATGATAATGCTTAGCCAGATCATTTAGATTGGTTTTAATAAAGGCCAAAATATCAGGGGATTTTTTAATATCATGTTGGCGCCAATAATCACCGTTGATGGCATAACGCGCGGCAAAATCTCGTTTAGTATCAATAATCAAAATAGGGAAGCGACCTTTGATATAAACATCGATCGTATTCATATGAAATGCTGGTGCTTTTTCGTGCATCGGATATTGATTAATAAAAGTCAAATACGATTCTGCCGCATCAGCATAACGACGTTTTTCTAAAAAGTGATCAGCCAAACTAGCGTAGACCAAATCTTCATAACTACGCGGACCGCGAGTTTGGAAATACTCGACGATCGAACTCGGGCCGCCAATGTAGGAAAAAGTTAAACTCATCACGCGTAACGTGTCATCAACGCGCTGATATTCGGTTTTATTGGCTTCAGGATTTAAGTGATAACCTGACGCTGTTTTCATATCAAGCAACACTACAAAATCATCAAGTGCTTCGGCATACATGCTTTGTTTAAATAATGACCAACCGCGTTTAAATAATGATTGATCATAATAAGCAGAAACTTGCCCAATTTTAATGACTTCACCGTAAGCCTTTTCAGCATCCAGGAATTTGCTACGCACAAAGAAAATTTCACCGCGTCTAAATTGGGTTTCGTCGATATGCCGCGTATTCGGATAAGTTTTAACGATGCGATCAAGAATAACCATGGCTTCATCTTGACGGCCAGTTTCTTCATAGGCACGTGCTAATTGATAAAGCACTTCATCATTGCGATCGTAATTAGGATATTTTTCCAACAAGGTTTTATAAAGATTGATGGCTTGCTCAGTATCGGCGGCGGCTTCTGCACCCGGTATATCACTGCCGGCATTTGCTGCCAACGTTGTTACGCCAGTGGTACGGCGTTCAAAATCTTTATCTGATTCACCTGGTTGCTGAGGCTTATCATTATTTTTTTGCATCGCCGCGACAATCGGTGAATCTACTGCTGCACTACCTTCACGACCTTTGATAACAGTTTTTTCTGCATTACCAGGAAACAATACTTCAAAATCAGCTGAACTTTGTTCGCCCCCAGCCGCAGAAAAAAACTTTTTGGGAGCCGCTTTAGGCGCGCCCGCAATCAATTTTCCATCCGCACCTAATTCACGATCACGACGCACTTGTTTCACGAATTCATAAGTGCCCGAGCCTTTTTCTAACTGCAAGTCGGCTAACCGACGCATCGCTTCAGGTGAAGCGGCTGCATCTTCCGGCATTTCTAAAAGAAACTGCTTATAAGCTGACATCGCTTTTTCTAATGAGTCTTCAATGATCGGCTCATCAATAACAACTTCTTGGTCACGCAAACTCGCAATACTGTCGCGATAATTAACACCGCCGCCTAAACAGCCCGCACCTAAGGTCGCAATGACGGTTATAAAACTCACTTTTAAATAGTTTTTATAAGTATCGGTTTTCATAGCGCAGGTACCGTAGTACTTTTATCCGATTCGGCAGCAACGGGAGCAACCGATTCAGCAGGGGTTTCTACTGCTTTATCGCGCTCCTCTTTAATAATACTTTGTTGTTGCTTCATTATTTCTTCAGCATCACGCGCTTGTTTTTTGGTGGCCCGATCGTAACTTTCTGCTAATGCAAAGCGGGCTTTCACGCGATAGTCCGCCAACTTTTGGCGCCGACGATCAAGTTCCATTACGGTAACTTTTTCTAAATAACGAGCTTGTTGATCCATTACACCATCAATACGCGTCAACATGGACTGTAAACTAGTGGCATTACGCTGAAACGGTGCCTGATAACCATCGTAACTTTGATAAGCCTCTTTCTTTAAACGCACAATTACGGCGTGCTGTGCACGTAGCGTCGCTAATAATTGATCCAATTCTTTTGCGTGTTGGTGCGTTTGCGCTAATCGTGTGTCGTATTCGGTATTCAAGCTCCAAAAAATACGACCTTTTAAACGAGCAAGCCGCGCCGTTGCATCAGCAACACCCGGCTGTGGTGGTAATTGACGAATTTTATTTTCTATTTGCTGAAATTGACGCTGCCATTCCAATTCTTCTTTAGTCGACAATGCATAAACATCTCGACGATTTTGTGTGCTTTGTAACTGTGTTACTAACTGATTACGACGACGTTCAACCCAATTCAACATGGTGTCGAGATAATGGAATCGATCTTCAATGACAGGTAACAACGGTTGGTAATATTGTTTACGGGTTTTCAACAAATCATCATAAGCTTGCAAACTGCGTTGCCAATCTTGCACATTACGTTTCATTCGACCTAAATCACGATAATTTTTAATAGAATCATGAAAATCATTACTCGCCATTAAATCGAGCAAATAACGGGTTTCCGGTGCGTCTGGAGTTTTTACCAGTGACTCAATAAAAGAATCGTTTACTTCATCAGGATCACGCAAGAGTGCATCCCGTAATTTACCTTGCATGATATTTAAGATTGAACTATCGAGCCGGTCAATTTCTTTATCAAATTCTGCGACTGCTTTGCCATACAAAATCGCGGCGCGGCCATAAGCTTCTAATTTGGAATAAGCAAAAGGTAATGCAAGCAATGATTCTTGCACTGCTGCATCCCGTGGATCGCGAGCATTCAAAATCGTCCACGGTGTGAGTGCGCGCTTATATTGCCCTTGAGCCGCATCTGCCCAACCCGCGTGCAATAATGTTTTATTCGAATACGGTCCGCTTAAACGCACGCGATCGAGATAAGGTCGGCCCAATTGCGGATAGCCTTCTTGCAATAAACGATAACCTAAAGCGACATTTGCTTTATCACGTAAAGCATTCATCTCCTCGCCGCCCATGCTAAAGCGACCAATTTGATCCAGTTTTTGTGCGCCATCTTCTAATTTGCCATCCAACATCAAGGCTACGCCCGTGTTGTAAATGGCGTATGCATCCCACGGTGGTGAACGTACGTTTTTTAATAATTTAACGGCTTCAGGATATTTTTTTTGGGTAATTTGAATTTGGCCGCCCAACAAATAAATGCGGTCTTCCCATTCTTTGGGTAACTTACCTTTGATTTTGTTATAGGCCTGCAAGGCATTTTCAAAATCACTTTTTTGATAATACAAACGCGCTAAATGATAAGCCGCGGTATTGCGCGTCTGATCATCTGCTTTGTCGTTATTAATAAGCTTTTCAAGAGCGCGCCCGGTTTTTTGATGCATTCGAAAAGCGAGTTCGAGTTTACCGGTCGATAGCTCCGCATCATTACGATGTTCCACAAAAGGATCACGGCCAGGTTCATCCAAGCGATAATGCTGAATCAATTCAGCGTCCAACCGTACGATGGCATTAAAATAATCTTTGCTATACCAGTAATACAATGCTTCGCCGTAATACAAATCACGTAAAGCCGGCGCTCGTTGTTCTTGTGCAGACGCAACTAGCATAGACATACATAACGCTAAACCTGCGCCAGCACGAATTGAATATTGCAAAAAAAGATTGTTACAACAGCGCACTGTGATTACCAATGCTTAACCTTGATTTGAGGATCAGCAGGATTACCTACCACTTGTATTTCAACAAACTTTGGACCCAACTCTTTATTGATCTCGAACGCTGCTTTGCGAGTATAACTAGTACCTTCACCCGCCGAACGACCTTTAACAGTGACGGTACCTTGATGTTTGCCAGTGGTCGCATTTCCCGTGTAAAGCCGTTGAACGCCTCCTTTTTGCAAGGCCTCCACTTCACGGAAACTGTAAACGTGATTAGCAACTACTTGTGCATCTAAAGTGAAATCCACCGAATCAACTTGAAAGAATTCATCTTTGGTGGATAAAGACAAGAAAACAGAGACTTGAGTGGTCGATGGGAAGAGTAACTTCTCTTCTAATAAAGACAGCTCCTGATTAATCTGGATAACGTCTTTTTTAAGTGTCTGAACTTGATCATCAATACCTTTAAGTTCTTCACGTCCCGGCGCGCTGGTATCCGCGGCCCAACTCAAGGTGATCACACACAAGGCTGCAACGCCCACTAATGCACGTATTGAATTCACGTTGTCTCCCCCAGTACGGTACTAACAAATAGCGAGGTTGGTAAACCTTCAGCGCTTTGTTAGTCAATATACTGACTAATTTTACATTCTGGTTTCAGTCCCACTGCTAACCAGTTGATTTTTAAATGCTAATTGACTTACCAATTTCGCAGAAAGTGAAACTCTACCTGTTTTTTAGGCGTTCCACCAGCCGTCGAGTAGAACTACTCACCGTCGTCGGCATTTTTTCTTGCCCCAACCAAGCGCTCACTGACTTAGCCAAGGCCTTGCCGTATTCGACACCCCATTGATCAAAAGAATTCAAGCGCCAAATAACCCCCTGCACAAATACTTTATGCTCATATAAAGCTAACAATGCGCCTAAGCTGAAAGCATCAAGACGCGGTAATATCAGAGCATTGCTACAACGATTACCGGCAAACTGTCGATACACCGCTAAATATTTCGCTTCACCGGGCAATAATTCGGTTTCTGCTTCGCTTCTACTTTTACCTTGCATTAAAGCTTCCATCTGCGCCAGCGCGTTAGCTAACAAAAACTGGTGGTGCTGCGGCCAATGTGCATCACCTTCCGCAAGCAAAATAAAATCCATAGGAATTTGTTGAGTCCCTTGATGTAGTAATTGAAAAAATGCGTGCTGACCATTCGTGCCGGCTGCGCCCCATAACACCGGTCCGGTACTATAATCGACCCATTCTCCTGCACGATCCCAACTCTTACCATTACTCTCCATATCCAGCTGCTGCATATACAAAGGCAGACCCGCTAAACGTTGAGCGTATGGCAACAACGCATAATTTGTGCAGCCCCAAAAATTGTGCTGCCAAATGCCTAACAAAGCCAAAATAACGGGCATGTTTTTTTCAATCGGTGCGGTACAAAAATGTTGATCCATCGCATACGCACCGGCTAGAAATTGATCAAATTGCTCAGATCCCACCGCCAGCACTAAAGGCAAACCAATACTGGACCAAATGGAATAACGCCCACCCACCCAATCCCAAAATAAAAAACAATTTTTAGCGGGAATACCAAATTCAATGGCGGCATTCGGCGCGGCGGTAACAGCTACAAAATGCTGCGCAAAAGCTTTTGGATCGCTGCCTACTTGCTGCTCAAACCAAGCGCGCGCACCGCGGGCATTGGTTAACGTTTCCAGCGTCGTAAAACTTTTTGACGATACGATGAATAAAGTATTGCTGGGCTGACAATGAGCCAGCACATCATTTAACTGTGCACTATCAATATTAGAAACAAAAAATAAAGTTAAATCTGGGCTCGCATAAGGCTGCAATGCAGCATAGGCCATCGAAGGTCCAACATCGGAACCACCAATACCAATATTGACAATATTAGTAATCAAATCGCCTTGATAGCCGCGCCATTGACCACTGCGCACCTGCTCAGCAAAGTCATACATTTTCTGACGTGCCGCTACAATCTCTGCGTGCAAACCGTCGGTTGATGTCAAATGCGTTTCAGCAGGTACGCGCAAGGCCACATGCAGAACAGGTCGCCCCTCACTATGATTAATGTGCTCGCCGGCAAACATACGGTTACGCCAGTCTTGCCAAGCAGCATCTTCGACTAATTGATGCAATAAGCTGAGCGTTGGATCATCAATGTGATTTTTAGAATAATCGAGAAATAAACCAGCCGCTTCGACACTATATCGTTCCGCTCGCGCGGGGTCTTCTTGAAATAAGCTGCGCAAAGTTCGGTCACGCCACTGCAATTGTTGGGCTTGCAGAGCCTGCCAAGTCGGTGATTCAGTCAAACGTGACATCAATTTTAATCATGAAAAATGAAGGTGGAGCATCTTAGCAGTATTGTTCAGAGGCAACAAAAAAGCCCCGCTAGTGCGGGGCTTTTATAGGATATTAATATTAAGCGTTTAAGCAGCTTGTGTAGGAATAGTATTCGCGGTGCGAATAATTTTGTTTTCCAAAGATTGATTTAAATAAATTAAAGTGGGTTTATACAATTTCGCTTCAGCAGCATTAAATACCGCATAAGTACAAATAATCACTTTGTCCTGCGGGCTGGCTTTATGCGCGGCCGCGCCATTCACCGAGATGATACCCGAGCCTTCTTTAGCGCGAATAGCATAGGTGGTGAAACGTTCACCATTTGTAATGTTGTAGATCTGGATCTGCTCGTATTCATGAATACCCGCAGCATCCAATAAATTACCATCAATCGCGCAAGAGCCTTCATATTCCAGCTCTGCGTGCGTGACCATAGCTTTATGCAACTTAGCTTTGAGCAATGTAATTTGCATCACCGGCCCCCTACAACTTTAAGTATTAAAAAAACCAATAGTAAACAGAGTTACTATCAAAGACGGGGCATAATAACTGGTTTAAATCGCAAATTCTAGATTATCAATCAGTCGAGTGGTGCCGAGTCGACCGGCGGCCAAAATCACCAATTGCGCATCCTGTTCATTCGCGGGCGCTAGATCTTGCGGTCGACAGATTTTCACATAGTCGGGCTGCCAGCCGCTTTTCTTTAAGGCTTTTATCGCATTGGTTTGCAAAACGGGATAATCCCGTCTGCCACTCATTACCGCAGCAGCAATTTGCTGTAATGCAGCGTACAACTGTGGCGCTATTTGACGATCTTCCGGACTTAAATATTGATTGCGCGAACTCATCGCTAAGCCATCTGCTTCGCGCGCCGTATCAACACCGATAATATCCACCGGAAAATTCAGCTGATGCACTAGCTGTTTAATTACTGCTAATTGCTGATAATCTTTTTTGCCGAAAACAGCGATATCGGGTTGCACCAAATTAAATAATTTCGCAACTATGGTCGCTACGCCATCAAAATGTCCCGGTCGATGTAAACCACATAAACGTTCTGCCAACGCGCCCGCCTGTACGCGCATTGTTGGTTCGCCCTCGGGATACAAAATTTCAGGTGATGGCGCAAATAATAACGTTGCGCGTTCATTGCGTAATTTTTCGCAGTCTTCATTTAAGGTGCGCGGATAGTTTGCAAAATCTTCATTCGGACCAAACTGCAGAGGATTAACAAAAATGCTAACGACGACACGATCAGCGCGACGCGCTTCTCGCACTAACCGCAAATGACCTTCGTGCAAATTACCCATTGTAGGTACAAAACTAATACTTTCGCCGGCGCGCCGCCAAGCGCGTAATTGATGGCGCAAAGCGCTCACCTCTTCCACTATACGCATACTTTAAAACTCTTAAGTGAAACTATGTTCGCTGCTAGGAAAACGTTTAGCTTTAACGTCATTAACGTAAGTTTGTATAGCCGCGCGAATATCACCGCCATTTGCTAAAAAATCTTTGGAAAATTTCGGGCGCTTACCCGGCGTAATCGCCAAAATATCGTACAACACTAACACTTGACCATCACAATCAGAACCCGCACCAATGCCAATCACCGGCACTTCTACTTGTTGCGTAATTTGCGCAGCCAATGAAGCAGGTACCGCTTCCAATAACAACACATCCGCACCCGCGTCTTGTAAACGTTGCGCTTCAATTAACATCGCTTCTGCCGCTGCCGCGTCTCGACCTTGTACGCGATAACCACCTAGTTTATGCACCGATTGCGGACGCAAACCTAAATGCGCGCACACCGGAATACCTTCATTCACCAATGCACGAATAATCGCTTCTTGCGCTTGTGTGCATTCCAACTTCACCATTTGCGCGCCACCTTCTTTCATTAAACGCGCAGCATTTTGCAAAGCAGTATCAATCGACCAATAACTCATAAAAGGCATATCAACCATACGCAAACCATGACGGCATTGCGTAGCGACAGCCCGCGCATGATAAATCATGTCATCAACCGACACCGGCAAGGTGCTATCTAAACCCTGGATAACATTACCTAAAGAATCGCCGACTAATTGTATATCAACGCCTACATCATCTAATAATGCTGCGAAAGAAGCATCATACGCAGTTAATGCTGCAATTTTTTCACCACTGCTTTTCATATCACGCAGTGTTTTAACGGTCACAGTACGCTTAATTGGCGCACTATTTGCAGTGCCTTGATAAGGTGATGTGCTCATAATATTTGCCTCAACAACGTTTAGGACAACGTTAAACTCACCGGATTAAAATAATGCCGACCATTACGGACTTTACGAATTTGATCTAGCAATTGCTGATAATCAGTTTCGCTTTCTACAAAATTCGCCTCTGCTGCATTCACAATTAACAAAGGTGCTTCGCTATAGTCATAAAAAAATTGCGTATAACTATCGACTAAACGCTGCAAATAACCAGGTTGAATCCAATGCTCATAATGCACGCCTCGGCGCTGAATACGCGTCAACAATACTTGCACTGGTGCTTGCAAATAAATAACCAAATCGGGTTTAGGCGCATCAATGGTCAAATGCTCGAACACTTGATTATATAAAGTTAGTTCGTCAGCATCTAACGTTAGCTGCGCAAACAAACGATCTTTTTCCATTAAAAAATCTGCAACGCGAACCGGATTGAATAAATCTGATTGACGTAATTCTTGTAACTGCTGCGCGCGCTGTAGCAAAAAAAATAACTGTGTAGGCAAGGCATGTTGGCGGGGCTTGCGATAAAATTTTTCCAGAAACGGATTCTTATCTGGCGCTTCTAATAATAACTCAGACCCAAAACTTTCAGCCAAACGTCGACTCAAGGTAGTTTTACCTACGCCCACGGGTCCTTCAACAACAATGAAACTAGGTACGCTCATCAAGCGATCTCATTAATTTTCTGCAAACCTGCCAACGGACAGTGCTGCAATAATTGCGCTAAATTATTATTAATACCAGGCAGTAATATATTTTGCTGCAAATCATACAAAGGATACAAAACAAATGCGCGTGCTACTAAACCGGGATGCGGCACTTGCAAACCTGGCTCATTAATTATTGCATCACCAAACAATAATAAATCCAAATCTAGCGTACGCGCATCCCACTTATGACCATCACGCACCCGACCATGCGTTTGCTCAATATATAACAATGCTGCTAATAAACGTTGCGCCGATACCTTCGTGCGCAAATGAGCAACGGCATTAATGTATTCCGGTTGATCAGGAATTTCACCATCAATCGCCATCGGTGGACTACGATAAAACGGTGACACCGCGACTAATTCGCTGTGCTCCATACAGGCTAATACGCGCAACGCCGATTGTAATTGCGCAATCGGATCGCCTAAATTGGCGCCTAACCCAATATACGCATCAACATAATTATCGCTCACGCCGCACTCTCCGACGTCGACGCGGTTTATCGGATTTTTCTTTGATTAACGCTTGTGCAAGATTTTTTTGTTCCACTGGATTTTGTTCTTGTAGCTCCGTCCACCATGCAGCACGTTCTGCTAGTACAGGATTTAACGGTGCGCGCAAACATAAAAAATCATAACCCGCACGAAACGCAGGACTACTTAATTGCAACAACGCGCGTTGACCTTGATAACGCTCTAACCGCGGCTGCATAGCCCAAATTTCACGTACCATGGCACTATAACGACGCGGCATCGCCGTAGCACTCGCTTGACCATCTAAGACGTCGCCCGCAGCGTCTTGCAAATCAACCATAATCGGCGAAGCATCTTGTACTGCATATCCTGCTTTTTTCATCATCGGCGCCCACAACATCACCGAATATAAAAAAGCCGGATT
Protein-coding regions in this window:
- a CDS encoding MotA/TolQ/ExbB proton channel family protein, with the protein product MQLIYDTWRFMYEGGIFMAPIGFVFAWGVAIAIERYMKLSKVERQNRRMWAELQPVLEEGQFERAREMTAHSNTEIGTVLSLGLSRHGAARRRDDIEIAMEEGMMEVIPQLERRTHYLGILANISTLLGLLGTVMGLIQAFSQVTGVDPAKRADVLSGAIAVAMNTTAFGLIAGIPLLLLYTFLTTKTGQIVDSLEMASVKTLNLLSEVSRREASKNG
- a CDS encoding tetratricopeptide repeat protein, with protein sequence MPSINSTQGLYAALLMMTLMLTACTGGMSTSANYRDRKPVEVSAAVEARFKEALSFMKQEKYAEAIPLLEAIVAKNDQLTGAYINLGIAYMKLSGDIDNADNMEKAGAALAKAVAVDPMNAVAQNEYGLFLRRTGQFEEAKKAYEKAIKSDPAYAKVHLNLGVLCDIYIDLPKCAVEHFEKYQQLNPSDAQKVSMWLSDVRQRAGIAEPSATPPSALPVDNSVPAPESTTVAPVSKGS
- a CDS encoding tetratricopeptide repeat protein — protein: MKTDTYKNYLKVSFITVIATLGAGCLGGGVNYRDSIASLRDQEVVIDEPIIEDSLEKAMSAYKQFLLEMPEDAAASPEAMRRLADLQLEKGSGTYEFVKQVRRDRELGADGKLIAGAPKAAPKKFFSAAGGEQSSADFEVLFPGNAEKTVIKGREGSAAVDSPIVAAMQKNNDKPQQPGESDKDFERRTTGVTTLAANAGSDIPGAEAAADTEQAINLYKTLLEKYPNYDRNDEVLYQLARAYEETGRQDEAMVILDRIVKTYPNTRHIDETQFRRGEIFFVRSKFLDAEKAYGEVIKIGQVSAYYDQSLFKRGWSLFKQSMYAEALDDFVVLLDMKTASGYHLNPEANKTEYQRVDDTLRVMSLTFSYIGGPSSIVEYFQTRGPRSYEDLVYASLADHFLEKRRYADAAESYLTFINQYPMHEKAPAFHMNTIDVYIKGRFPILIIDTKRDFAARYAINGDYWRQHDIKKSPDILAFIKTNLNDLAKHYHALSQRAGKPEERQAAYVEAARWYREFLASFPQDVQAPAMNFLLAELFYENKAYREASVEYERTAYAYPAHEKSAEAGYAAIIAFRDYEKVVPVHQQANAHNEMIRSSLQFGDTFPTHPEAPAVLTNAAENLYALKEYDRAIDVADKVVKDHPKADAKLLMANWIVIAHSKFELARYDEAEASYKSVLDLLPKDDQRRLIVVDNYAASIYKQAEVLKDKGEIDKAVDNFMRIGQLAPDSKIRPNAEYDAAVILITAEKWDRATVVLSGFRQQFASHKLQFDVTTKLAYVYQKNGKLAEAALEYDRIAEQAVEPAVKKEAMTLSAEFYEKAGQLDTAISRYERFVKNYPKPVEDAVEARYHIAQLYQKTGKTNNYTDMLKEIVRVDKTAGSERTDRTKYLAAKSAFVLNEPILQVFKESPLKEPFQKTLAVKKEKMQKAIKAYSELTEYGVAEVIAAATYQIAGIYYQFSVDLLNSERPKNLDELELEQYQLVLEEQAYPFEEKAIAVYEKNLELLSTGIFNGWIDKSIEQLGKLLPVRYAKQEAGENFVNAIY
- the pgi gene encoding glucose-6-phosphate isomerase: MSRLTESPTWQALQAQQLQWRDRTLRSLFQEDPARAERYSVEAAGLFLDYSKNHIDDPTLSLLHQLVEDAAWQDWRNRMFAGEHINHSEGRPVLHVALRVPAETHLTSTDGLHAEIVAARQKMYDFAEQVRSGQWRGYQGDLITNIVNIGIGGSDVGPSMAYAALQPYASPDLTLFFVSNIDSAQLNDVLAHCQPSNTLFIVSSKSFTTLETLTNARGARAWFEQQVGSDPKAFAQHFVAVTAAPNAAIEFGIPAKNCFLFWDWVGGRYSIWSSIGLPLVLAVGSEQFDQFLAGAYAMDQHFCTAPIEKNMPVILALLGIWQHNFWGCTNYALLPYAQRLAGLPLYMQQLDMESNGKSWDRAGEWVDYSTGPVLWGAAGTNGQHAFFQLLHQGTQQIPMDFILLAEGDAHWPQHHQFLLANALAQMEALMQGKSRSEAETELLPGEAKYLAVYRQFAGNRCSNALILPRLDAFSLGALLALYEHKVFVQGVIWRLNSFDQWGVEYGKALAKSVSAWLGQEKMPTTVSSSTRRLVERLKNR
- a CDS encoding aspartate 1-decarboxylase, producing MQITLLKAKLHKAMVTHAELEYEGSCAIDGNLLDAAGIHEYEQIQIYNITNGERFTTYAIRAKEGSGIISVNGAAAHKASPQDKVIICTYAVFNAAEAKLYKPTLIYLNQSLENKIIRTANTIPTQAA
- a CDS encoding pantoate--beta-alanine ligase, with product MRIVEEVSALRHQLRAWRRAGESISFVPTMGNLHEGHLRLVREARRADRVVVSIFVNPLQFGPNEDFANYPRTLNEDCEKLRNERATLLFAPSPEILYPEGEPTMRVQAGALAERLCGLHRPGHFDGVATIVAKLFNLVQPDIAVFGKKDYQQLAVIKQLVHQLNFPVDIIGVDTAREADGLAMSSRNQYLSPEDRQIAPQLYAALQQIAAAVMSGRRDYPVLQTNAIKALKKSGWQPDYVKICRPQDLAPANEQDAQLVILAAGRLGTTRLIDNLEFAI